A section of the Agarivorans litoreus genome encodes:
- a CDS encoding c-type cytochrome has translation MKLLNWKTLVLSICLTIVPNAFAADMSDEAIAERIKPVGEVYLDGELEVAKAPAASSGPRAGDAVYNTFCTACHSTGAAGAPKKGDSAAWAPRIAQGDQTMFDHAWKGFNAMPAKGTCGDCSEDEIKAAIAYMIE, from the coding sequence GTGAAGCTTTTGAACTGGAAAACACTGGTACTATCTATTTGCTTAACAATTGTGCCGAATGCTTTTGCGGCTGATATGTCTGATGAGGCGATTGCCGAGCGTATTAAGCCAGTGGGTGAAGTTTATCTAGATGGCGAGTTAGAAGTTGCCAAAGCACCTGCTGCTTCAAGCGGCCCTCGTGCTGGCGACGCGGTATATAATACTTTCTGTACTGCCTGTCACAGCACTGGCGCTGCGGGTGCTCCGAAGAAAGGCGACAGCGCCGCTTGGGCACCACGTATTGCCCAAGGCGATCAAACTATGTTTGACCATGCATGGAAGGGCTTTAACGCAATGCCAGCAAAAGGTACTTGTGGCGACTGTAGTGAAGACGAAATTAAAGCAGCTATTGCTTACATGATTGAGTAA
- the cysQ gene encoding 3'(2'),5'-bisphosphate nucleotidase CysQ, with product MIDPASVLSEVIEIARGAGEIIRKIYEEGDFVSEVKDDATPVTSADYAAHHYIMDALSKLTPEIPILSEEQADISLADREAWQCYWLVDPLDGTQEFVSGSGDFATEIALVQNNQPVLGVVYGPIVQILYAAVKGQGAFKEQNGTRTSIKSRHYPDKPEHIRVATSRVQRPALLQAILNCNYHYKLYPLGSASLKSCMVAEGAADCYIRVGPTGEWDTGAPQIILQEAGGTLLDLHLRELSYNRRESLENPNFISLGDPQLPWQDILKNPS from the coding sequence ATGATAGACCCTGCTAGTGTGTTGTCAGAGGTGATTGAAATTGCTCGTGGTGCTGGCGAAATTATTCGTAAAATCTATGAAGAAGGTGATTTTGTTAGCGAAGTAAAAGATGATGCTACGCCGGTAACCTCGGCGGATTATGCTGCGCACCATTACATTATGGACGCACTTAGCAAGCTTACCCCAGAGATCCCGATTTTATCTGAAGAACAAGCCGATATTAGCTTAGCGGACAGAGAGGCTTGGCAATGTTATTGGTTAGTTGACCCGCTTGATGGTACTCAAGAGTTTGTTTCTGGTAGTGGCGATTTTGCTACCGAGATTGCCTTAGTCCAAAACAACCAACCAGTGCTTGGCGTGGTGTATGGCCCCATTGTGCAAATCTTGTATGCTGCGGTAAAAGGTCAGGGTGCTTTTAAAGAGCAAAACGGTACACGTACTTCAATAAAAAGTCGCCATTACCCCGATAAGCCAGAGCATATTCGAGTAGCGACGAGCCGCGTTCAGCGTCCAGCTTTACTGCAGGCAATATTAAACTGTAACTATCATTACAAGTTGTACCCCTTAGGCAGTGCCAGTTTAAAAAGTTGCATGGTGGCAGAAGGTGCAGCTGATTGCTATATAAGGGTTGGTCCCACTGGTGAGTGGGATACCGGAGCACCGCAAATTATTTTACAAGAAGCCGGCGGTACCTTGCTTGATCTGCATTTACGAGAGTTAAGTTATAACCGACGAGAGTCTTTAGAGAACCCCAATTTTATTTCTTTGGGTGACCCACAACTACCATGGCAAGATATTTTAAAAAATCCTAGCTAG
- the nudE gene encoding ADP compounds hydrolase NudE, with translation MSKHHPPRLLDSAIAAESRFFKIEELHLEFSNGERRIYERLVGSGRGAVMVLPITEQNELLLISEYAAGTERYELGFVKGLVDRGEAAIDAANRELQEEVGFKAQDLQLLTELSVAPGYFSSHMSVYVAQGLLPSVLEGDEPEPLEVIKLPLDEIDNLYANPAFSEARSVASLLLLEKWLKQNKVRSI, from the coding sequence ATGAGCAAGCATCATCCGCCTCGATTATTAGACAGCGCCATCGCTGCCGAAAGTCGCTTCTTCAAAATTGAAGAACTACATCTCGAGTTTAGCAATGGTGAACGACGGATTTATGAACGCTTAGTCGGCTCAGGACGGGGCGCAGTAATGGTATTACCGATTACTGAGCAAAATGAGCTGCTGCTTATTAGTGAATATGCTGCCGGAACAGAGCGCTATGAACTAGGCTTTGTTAAAGGCTTGGTTGATCGTGGTGAAGCGGCTATTGATGCTGCTAACCGCGAATTACAAGAAGAAGTGGGATTTAAAGCGCAAGATTTGCAACTACTCACCGAATTATCGGTAGCACCGGGATATTTCTCTAGTCATATGTCGGTGTATGTAGCGCAGGGTTTGCTGCCCAGTGTGTTGGAAGGCGATGAGCCAGAACCCTTAGAAGTGATAAAGCTACCACTTGATGAGATAGATAATTTGTACGCAAATCCAGCCTTTTCTGAAGCGCGTAGTGTTGCGTCATTGTTACTCCTTGAGAAATGGTTAAAGCAGAACAAGGTGAGAAGTATATAG